One genomic region from Prochlorococcus marinus CUG1433 encodes:
- a CDS encoding cell division protein SepF yields the protein MSLISRLKAVVAGDEYLDDDFDELDYASEDELNDINNFKQNPKNANALANSNPFDFMNNNRSSKVVGMPGISNSSSEVSLMEPRSFDEMPQAIQALRERKTVILNLTMMDPDQAQRAVDFIAGGTYAIDGHQERVGESIFLFAPSCVNVTSSSPEEASPSSVSKENTPQYSLGKNTTPEPAWGNSKLSAYS from the coding sequence GTGTCACTTATTTCTAGATTAAAGGCAGTTGTTGCAGGGGATGAGTATCTCGATGATGATTTTGATGAGTTGGATTATGCTTCAGAGGATGAATTAAATGATATTAATAATTTCAAACAAAATCCAAAGAATGCAAATGCACTTGCAAATTCAAATCCATTCGATTTTATGAATAACAACAGATCATCAAAAGTAGTTGGTATGCCTGGAATCTCAAATTCATCCTCAGAAGTAAGTTTAATGGAACCAAGAAGTTTTGATGAGATGCCTCAAGCTATACAAGCATTAAGAGAGAGAAAAACTGTAATTCTTAATTTAACTATGATGGATCCTGATCAAGCTCAAAGAGCTGTTGATTTTATTGCTGGGGGTACATATGCAATAGATGGACATCAAGAGAGAGTTGGTGAAAGTATTTTCCTTTTTGCTCCAAGTTGTGTAAATGTAACTAGTTCTTCCCCAGAAGAAGCTTCTCCTTCTTCTGTATCTAAAGAAAACACACCACAATATAGTTTGGGCAAAAATACTACTCCTGAACCAGCATGGGGTAATTCTAAATTAAGTGCTTATTCATGA
- a CDS encoding YggS family pyridoxal phosphate-dependent enzyme, which yields MNPSNYLKIKNKIPSNVNILAVSKGFKSQEIKTIQNIGQKDFGESKVQEALEKQLTLKDHKQINWHFIGRIQSNKIRKIVQNFKYIHSVDSFEKLQKISNISREEKKNPLIMLQVKLSDDPTKGGFNPEFLIMKWREIQELKNISLTGLMTINPKGLSSKENSGLFKKCRALADSLQLPDCSMGMSGDWEEAIDAGSTWLRLGSLIFGGRS from the coding sequence GTGAACCCTTCAAATTATTTAAAAATAAAAAATAAAATACCTTCAAATGTAAATATTCTTGCAGTAAGTAAAGGATTTAAAAGTCAAGAAATCAAGACTATTCAAAATATAGGTCAGAAAGATTTTGGGGAAAGTAAGGTTCAAGAGGCGCTTGAAAAACAATTAACCTTAAAAGACCATAAACAAATAAATTGGCACTTTATTGGAAGAATACAAAGTAATAAAATAAGAAAAATAGTTCAAAATTTTAAATACATTCATTCAGTAGATTCATTTGAAAAGTTGCAAAAGATTTCTAATATTTCACGTGAAGAGAAGAAAAATCCATTAATAATGTTGCAGGTTAAGTTGAGTGATGATCCTACTAAAGGAGGCTTTAATCCTGAATTTTTAATAATGAAATGGAGAGAAATTCAAGAGTTGAAAAATATTTCATTGACCGGTTTGATGACTATCAATCCTAAAGGACTTAGCTCTAAAGAAAATTCAGGGTTGTTCAAAAAATGTCGTGCTCTCGCTGATTCACTGCAACTACCAGATTGTTCAATGGGGATGTCAGGTGACTGGGAGGAAGCTATTGACGCAGGATCAACTTGGTTAAGATTAGGATCATTGATTTTTGGAGGTAGATCCTAA
- a CDS encoding PipX family protein produces MSSERYLNHPTFGMLYQVSPGNDGRDIYATLYAQKMFFLVEVRQREVFFEVIPYLDARNQAELNLQKARRKGSEELSKWENLFTQTFL; encoded by the coding sequence TTGAGTTCTGAGCGTTATTTAAACCATCCAACATTTGGTATGTTATATCAAGTTTCTCCTGGGAATGATGGGAGAGATATTTATGCGACTTTATACGCTCAAAAAATGTTTTTCTTAGTAGAGGTTCGACAGAGAGAAGTTTTTTTTGAAGTTATACCTTATTTAGATGCCCGTAATCAGGCCGAATTAAACCTTCAAAAAGCTAGAAGAAAAGGATCTGAAGAACTATCTAAATGGGAGAATTTATTTACGCAAACTTTCTTATAA
- a CDS encoding energy-coupling factor transporter transmembrane protein EcfT → MNLLTKFSVGQYVHGNRSWLRIIDSRLKIIMVMIFLITPIWAGPIWRLSLVSFLLLITFLSLLPSRVWWRSLFYLSCLSLLIGCISILASSDIQSLDGYLRNPNELEVVLESQKEWNILQIPSQKIWFINVGPYNLSRKAFELGIKTSTLIFTVIHSVNLMLLTTLQEDIVWGLSWFMYPLRKIGLPTSKWLFQLLIALRFIPLVQEELQNIIKSVSVRSINFRNLGLKKSFNVLLILVERLFQNIFLRIDHGAESLLSKKKIIIKTNRFRTLYPSKSLNVIVNTLSICFICIAIFLRKLYGAL, encoded by the coding sequence ATGAATTTGCTAACCAAATTTTCTGTTGGTCAATACGTTCATGGTAATAGAAGTTGGCTACGAATTATAGATAGTAGATTAAAAATAATTATGGTAATGATATTTTTAATCACTCCAATTTGGGCAGGTCCAATATGGAGATTGAGTTTAGTTAGTTTTTTACTATTAATTACTTTTCTAAGTTTATTGCCATCTAGAGTATGGTGGCGATCATTATTTTATCTCTCATGTTTGTCACTATTAATTGGATGCATATCAATACTTGCCTCGTCTGATATTCAATCTCTTGATGGCTATTTAAGAAATCCCAATGAGTTGGAAGTAGTACTGGAAAGCCAAAAAGAATGGAATATTTTGCAAATTCCTTCGCAGAAGATCTGGTTTATTAATGTTGGTCCTTACAACTTATCAAGAAAAGCCTTTGAACTAGGAATAAAAACCTCCACTTTGATATTTACTGTTATTCATAGTGTGAATTTGATGCTTTTAACCACATTGCAGGAAGACATTGTATGGGGATTAAGTTGGTTTATGTATCCATTAAGAAAGATTGGATTGCCAACTAGCAAGTGGCTTTTTCAGTTATTAATTGCATTACGTTTTATTCCTCTAGTGCAGGAAGAACTTCAGAATATCATCAAATCAGTGTCAGTTAGATCAATAAATTTTCGAAATTTAGGACTAAAGAAGTCCTTTAATGTTTTATTAATCTTAGTGGAAAGGTTATTTCAAAATATATTTCTGAGAATTGATCATGGAGCAGAATCATTACTCTCAAAGAAAAAAATTATTATAAAAACCAACAGATTTAGAACTCTTTATCCTTCAAAATCCCTCAATGTAATTGTTAATACATTATCGATTTGTTTTATTTGCATAGCAATTTTTCTTAGAAAACTGTATGGTGCATTATAA
- the der gene encoding ribosome biogenesis GTPase Der, with product MILPTIAIIGRPNVGKSTLVNRLCQSNDAIVFDKPGVTRDRTYQNASWGGKEFQIVDTGGLVFDDDSEFLPEIRTQVFLALEEASLALLVVDGNQGVTDGDLSIAKWLRNSSCKTIVAVNKCESTTLGISLASEFWKLGLGEPNPVSAIHGSGTGDLLDLVIGELPENNIQDDEEKIMMSIIGRPNVGKSSLLNSICGEKRAIVSDISGTTTDSIDTLIKKGDNHWKIIDTAGIRRKKNVKYGTEFFGINRAFKSIDRSDVCVLVIDAVDGVTDQDQKLAGRIEEQGRACIIVVNKWDLVEKNSSTIYQVEKELRSKLYFLHWSKMIFISALTGQRVDNIFEHALNAVNQHRRRVTTSVVNEVLKESISWKSPPTKRSGKQGRLYYGTQVKNKPPTFTLFVNDPKLFGITYRRYIEKQIRVNLGFEGTPLILLWRGKQQRALNKEVEKENIELIQKD from the coding sequence TTGATTCTTCCAACAATAGCAATTATCGGAAGACCGAACGTTGGGAAATCCACCTTAGTTAATCGTCTTTGTCAAAGTAATGATGCAATAGTATTTGATAAGCCTGGTGTTACTAGAGATAGAACTTATCAAAATGCTTCATGGGGAGGTAAGGAATTTCAAATAGTTGATACTGGAGGTTTAGTTTTTGATGATGATAGTGAATTTCTCCCAGAGATAAGGACGCAAGTTTTCTTGGCTTTAGAAGAGGCTTCACTTGCGTTACTGGTGGTAGATGGTAACCAGGGTGTTACTGATGGTGATTTATCAATAGCAAAATGGTTAAGAAACTCAAGTTGTAAAACAATTGTTGCTGTTAATAAATGCGAATCGACTACTCTTGGAATATCCTTAGCTTCAGAGTTCTGGAAATTAGGATTGGGCGAACCTAATCCTGTTTCGGCTATTCATGGATCAGGTACTGGAGATCTTTTAGATCTCGTTATTGGCGAACTTCCTGAAAATAATATCCAGGATGATGAAGAAAAGATAATGATGTCAATTATTGGTAGGCCTAATGTTGGTAAATCTAGTTTGTTAAATTCAATCTGTGGAGAAAAGAGAGCAATAGTTAGTGATATTAGTGGTACGACAACTGATTCAATAGATACGCTTATTAAAAAAGGTGATAATCACTGGAAAATTATTGATACTGCAGGGATTAGAAGAAAAAAAAATGTTAAATATGGCACTGAATTCTTTGGTATTAATAGGGCTTTTAAATCTATAGATAGAAGTGATGTTTGTGTTTTAGTTATAGATGCGGTTGACGGAGTGACTGATCAAGACCAGAAGCTTGCTGGGCGAATAGAGGAACAAGGCAGAGCTTGTATTATTGTTGTTAATAAATGGGATCTTGTAGAAAAAAATAGTTCAACAATTTATCAAGTAGAAAAAGAACTTAGATCTAAACTTTATTTTTTACACTGGTCAAAAATGATTTTTATATCTGCCCTAACTGGTCAAAGGGTTGATAATATTTTTGAGCATGCTCTTAACGCTGTAAATCAACACAGAAGAAGAGTTACAACTTCTGTAGTTAATGAAGTACTTAAAGAATCAATAAGTTGGAAAAGTCCTCCAACGAAGAGGAGCGGCAAGCAAGGTAGGCTTTATTACGGTACTCAAGTAAAGAACAAACCTCCCACTTTTACTCTTTTTGTGAATGACCCTAAATTATTCGGAATAACTTATAGGAGATATATTGAAAAACAAATTAGAGTAAATTTAGGCTTTGAAGGCACACCCCTCATTTTACTTTGGAGAGGGAAGCAGCAAAGAGCTTTAAATAAAGAAGTCGAAAAAGAAAATATCGAGTTAATTCAAAAAGATTAA
- a CDS encoding DUF1823 family protein encodes MYKKEKLVENQFTWPICKDLLFLVLEDRVSDVFVCELVWERLFYTRKTTLNNWVSSALTPSYWSEKFEKAPQIISERQASVHLTRSIPKDYKQGLKNFLNFKGYKINELYPRRTRRATAVNWLIYWAIENDCFSKDNGLMPSPISQPVNPVKGHFGDPEIK; translated from the coding sequence ATGTATAAAAAAGAAAAATTAGTTGAAAATCAATTTACATGGCCAATATGTAAGGATCTATTATTTCTTGTTCTAGAGGATAGGGTTAGTGATGTTTTTGTTTGTGAATTGGTTTGGGAAAGACTTTTTTATACTAGAAAAACAACTTTAAATAATTGGGTTTCTAGCGCATTAACTCCTTCTTATTGGTCAGAAAAATTTGAAAAAGCTCCTCAAATCATTTCAGAGCGACAAGCCTCAGTACATTTAACTCGATCAATTCCCAAAGACTATAAACAGGGATTGAAAAATTTTCTTAATTTTAAAGGTTATAAGATTAATGAACTCTATCCAAGAAGAACTAGAAGAGCGACGGCAGTAAATTGGTTGATTTATTGGGCGATTGAAAATGATTGTTTTTCAAAAGATAATGGATTAATGCCAAGTCCTATTTCACAACCCGTTAATCCAGTTAAAGGACATTTTGGCGATCCAGAAATTAAATAA
- the cobI gene encoding precorrin-2 C(20)-methyltransferase: MIINKFLNLLNRNKTDLPTFTIVGVGPGDPSLITIAAVDAIKNAKVIVFPISDDNKKSFAAEIVKKYTKFKKNIPIIFPMARKDIDPDEIWSNAVEKIVKFIQNGESVVLLCLGDTSLFASSSNILRLIKNNHAEIITKTIPGISSISATAALNDFDLVKKGETLIIKECPSSESELTSLIRESKANKSVLAIMKVGKRWNLVREILKKEDIINTTLIALSVGMPDQIIQYASEYKKEFMPYFSLMLIRFD, encoded by the coding sequence ATGATAATAAATAAGTTCTTAAATTTACTTAATCGAAATAAAACTGATTTGCCAACATTCACCATAGTTGGTGTAGGTCCTGGAGATCCATCGCTTATAACAATTGCTGCTGTGGATGCAATAAAAAACGCGAAAGTTATAGTTTTCCCAATATCAGATGATAATAAAAAGAGTTTTGCTGCGGAAATAGTCAAGAAATACACCAAATTTAAAAAAAATATCCCTATTATCTTTCCAATGGCAAGGAAGGATATTGATCCAGATGAAATATGGTCTAATGCTGTAGAAAAAATTGTGAAATTTATACAAAATGGCGAATCAGTTGTTTTACTTTGTCTTGGAGATACTTCACTATTTGCAAGTTCTTCTAATATTCTGAGGTTAATAAAAAATAATCATGCTGAAATTATTACCAAAACCATACCTGGGATTTCCTCTATTTCCGCAACAGCAGCTTTGAATGATTTTGATTTGGTAAAAAAAGGCGAGACATTGATTATCAAAGAATGTCCTTCTTCAGAATCTGAATTAACAAGTCTCATTAGGGAAAGTAAGGCTAATAAATCGGTATTGGCTATTATGAAAGTTGGCAAAAGATGGAATTTAGTCAGGGAAATTTTAAAAAAAGAGGATATCATCAATACAACATTAATAGCTTTAAGTGTTGGGATGCCTGATCAAATTATTCAATATGCATCAGAATATAAAAAAGAATTTATGCCTTATTTTTCTTTAATGTTAATAAGGTTCGATTAA
- a CDS encoding tRNA-(ms[2]io[6]A)-hydroxylase: MLVDFKRPTSHIKYLSSLTSDKWIDLALSNPIDILIDHAHCERKAAGVAIQLMFRYPSEPNLAEVLSPIAREELEHFEKILHFLKNLGHSLKALKPPPYGAELAKNIRKEEPLRMLDSFLIAGLIEARSHERLALLALNSKDKSFQCLYESLLESEARHFGVYWKLAQTKFSKNQTFKRLEKLSEIESAILAETFILPRVHS; the protein is encoded by the coding sequence ATGCTAGTTGATTTTAAAAGACCTACTTCTCATATAAAGTATTTATCATCGTTAACATCCGATAAGTGGATTGATTTAGCATTATCAAATCCAATAGATATTTTGATTGATCATGCTCACTGTGAGCGAAAAGCTGCAGGCGTTGCTATTCAATTAATGTTTAGGTATCCATCTGAACCAAATTTAGCTGAAGTTTTAAGCCCAATTGCAAGAGAGGAATTAGAACATTTTGAAAAAATACTTCATTTTTTAAAGAATCTTGGACATTCTCTCAAAGCTTTAAAGCCCCCTCCATATGGTGCTGAGTTAGCTAAGAACATTAGAAAGGAAGAACCTTTAAGGATGCTAGATAGTTTCTTAATAGCAGGATTAATTGAAGCAAGAAGTCATGAAAGATTAGCCTTGCTTGCGTTGAATTCTAAAGATAAATCGTTTCAATGCCTTTATGAGTCTCTGCTAGAGAGTGAGGCAAGACATTTTGGAGTTTACTGGAAACTAGCGCAAACTAAATTCTCTAAAAATCAAACTTTCAAAAGGTTAGAGAAATTGTCTGAAATTGAGTCGGCAATATTAGCTGAGACTTTTATATTACCAAGGGTACATAGCTAA
- the aroQ gene encoding type II 3-dehydroquinate dehydratase — translation MNILLINGPNLNLLGTREPEIYGKKTLSDIEQELTKSAESKRIFLTCFQSNHEGEIVDKIHDSVNKIQGILINAGAFTHTSISIRDALIGSKIPFVELHISNIFSREDFRKESFLTDKAIGIISGFGISSYSLALEGIIEYLNSKNKC, via the coding sequence ATGAATATCTTATTGATAAATGGACCAAATCTAAATCTTCTGGGTACTAGAGAGCCTGAAATATATGGTAAAAAAACATTAAGTGATATCGAACAGGAATTAACGAAGTCTGCAGAAAGTAAAAGAATATTCCTCACGTGTTTTCAAAGTAATCATGAGGGTGAAATTGTTGATAAAATTCATGATTCTGTTAATAAGATCCAAGGCATTCTTATAAATGCAGGCGCTTTTACTCATACCTCAATTTCTATTCGAGATGCTTTAATCGGGTCAAAAATTCCATTTGTAGAATTACATATTTCAAATATTTTCAGTAGAGAAGATTTTCGTAAAGAATCTTTTCTTACAGATAAGGCAATAGGAATAATTAGTGGCTTTGGCATATCAAGTTATTCTCTTGCTTTGGAGGGAATAATTGAATACTTAAATAGTAAAAATAAATGCTAG